Proteins from a single region of Sneathiella aquimaris:
- a CDS encoding BCCT family transporter, with product MAETETTQNNPNHIETDYEVGQDNVNLFGLDIHNPVFMVSGLSIIAFVLIALMFQAEATEFFGWLRPFLTSTFDWFFLSAANIFVIFCLILMVTPLGGIRLGGKEASAEYSYLGWFAMLFAAGMGIGLMFFGVSEPMSHYGSAIGGTTVENGVRTDWAPLGAAAADHAEALKLGMAATIFHWALHPWAIYAVVALSLAFFTFNRGLPLTLRSAFHPLLGERVWGWPGHVIDTLAVFATLFGLATSLGFGTEQALAGFNFLFGWGTGNMAKVILITFITTLALISVLRGLDGGVKILSEINIGIAALLLLFIIVVGPTATIFSTIWDGSIAYLTELVPLSMPFGREDSNFTQGWTSFYWAWWISWSPFVGMFIARVSKGRTVREFVFCVIIIPTLVTMVWMGAFGGTAIAQVFADATAPVKDAALELKLFEMLKPLPLTAISSFVGIILVLVFFVTSSDSGSLVIDTITAGGKTDAPVSQRVFWCSFEGLVAATLLLVGGTEALTALQAMSVSTGFPFTIVLLLMCISLFIGLKNALKD from the coding sequence ATGGCAGAGACTGAGACTACACAAAATAACCCGAACCATATAGAGACGGATTATGAAGTCGGACAGGACAATGTAAACCTTTTTGGTCTCGATATTCATAATCCGGTTTTCATGGTATCTGGCTTATCCATCATTGCCTTTGTTTTGATCGCGTTGATGTTTCAGGCAGAAGCAACCGAATTTTTTGGTTGGTTGCGCCCCTTTTTAACCTCAACATTTGACTGGTTTTTCCTGAGCGCTGCCAACATCTTTGTTATTTTCTGTCTGATACTCATGGTGACCCCCCTCGGCGGCATCCGTCTGGGCGGAAAAGAAGCCTCTGCCGAATATAGTTATCTTGGTTGGTTCGCCATGCTGTTTGCTGCTGGAATGGGGATCGGCCTGATGTTTTTTGGTGTGTCAGAACCAATGTCCCATTATGGCTCTGCAATTGGCGGGACTACTGTTGAAAACGGCGTCAGAACAGACTGGGCCCCGTTGGGTGCTGCGGCAGCGGATCATGCCGAAGCCTTAAAGCTGGGTATGGCGGCCACTATCTTCCATTGGGCGCTTCACCCTTGGGCCATCTATGCTGTTGTTGCTCTTTCCCTGGCCTTCTTTACTTTTAATCGGGGCTTGCCCCTTACCTTGCGGTCAGCTTTCCACCCTCTTTTGGGAGAACGTGTCTGGGGTTGGCCCGGACATGTAATTGACACTTTGGCCGTTTTTGCCACCCTCTTTGGCCTGGCAACCTCTCTTGGTTTTGGAACGGAACAGGCTCTTGCCGGCTTCAACTTCCTGTTCGGTTGGGGAACCGGCAATATGGCCAAGGTTATCCTGATTACGTTCATTACCACCCTTGCGCTGATATCAGTGCTGCGCGGGCTTGATGGAGGCGTGAAGATTTTATCGGAAATCAATATTGGAATTGCTGCACTCCTGTTGCTTTTCATTATTGTCGTAGGACCGACCGCAACCATTTTCTCCACCATTTGGGATGGTAGTATTGCTTATCTCACCGAGTTGGTTCCTCTGTCCATGCCGTTTGGACGCGAAGATTCAAACTTCACACAAGGTTGGACATCCTTTTATTGGGCGTGGTGGATCTCCTGGTCACCTTTTGTTGGCATGTTCATTGCCCGAGTTTCAAAAGGCCGGACCGTTCGCGAGTTTGTCTTTTGCGTCATAATCATTCCAACATTGGTAACTATGGTCTGGATGGGAGCGTTCGGCGGAACCGCCATTGCGCAGGTATTTGCGGATGCCACAGCTCCGGTTAAGGATGCGGCCCTTGAACTTAAACTCTTTGAAATGCTGAAACCCTTGCCGCTTACAGCCATTTCATCCTTCGTTGGTATTATTCTGGTGCTCGTTTTCTTTGTCACTTCTTCTGATTCAGGATCCCTTGTAATCGACACGATCACAGCGGGTGGTAAAACAGATGCCCCTGTCTCGCAGCGGGTCTTCTGGTGCTCATTTGAAGGGCTGGTTGCTGCAACCCTGCTGCTGGTCGGCGGAACAGAGGCCCTCACGGCGTTGCAAGCAATGTCCGTGTCGACCGGGTTTCCCTTTACCATCGTTTTACTCCTCATGTGCATCAGCCTGTTTATCGGACTGAAAAACGCACTGAAAGATTAA
- a CDS encoding ABC transporter permease — MNDLMAGVFEAFRLLWSFDSNLVEISLRSLQVSFSAVILSAALGLPFGAWLAVSRFRYRRLAIALLNALMGLPPVVVGLVVYLLLSRSGPLGVLNLLFSPTAMIIAQVIIVTPIIASLTHQSLRELWFQYHDLLISLHTSKLQRMTALLWDGRRALLTATLTGFGRAIGEIGAIMIVGGNIDHLTRVLTTAIALEVGKGDFPLALGLGIILILLAVLVNISIHVLSRTEREGTW; from the coding sequence ATGAACGATCTAATGGCGGGCGTATTTGAGGCTTTCAGGCTTCTTTGGTCATTCGATTCCAACCTTGTCGAAATTTCTTTGCGGTCATTACAAGTGTCCTTTTCTGCGGTCATTCTGTCTGCGGCGCTGGGTCTTCCGTTTGGTGCCTGGCTTGCGGTGTCCCGCTTCCGATACCGGCGATTGGCGATCGCCTTGCTCAACGCGCTTATGGGGTTGCCCCCAGTGGTTGTCGGACTGGTAGTTTATCTGCTTCTTTCTCGCTCCGGTCCGTTGGGTGTCTTGAACCTTCTCTTTTCACCGACCGCGATGATTATTGCGCAAGTTATTATTGTTACGCCCATTATCGCATCCTTGACCCATCAGTCACTGCGTGAGTTGTGGTTTCAATATCATGATCTACTGATCTCGCTGCACACCTCCAAACTGCAGCGCATGACCGCTCTTCTATGGGATGGCCGACGGGCTTTGCTGACAGCGACATTAACAGGCTTTGGGCGGGCTATTGGTGAAATTGGTGCAATCATGATTGTCGGCGGGAACATTGATCATCTCACTCGTGTTCTGACAACGGCCATTGCGCTGGAAGTTGGCAAGGGAGATTTCCCATTAGCATTGGGGCTTGGGATTATTTTGATTCTGCTTGCGGTCCTTGTGAATATCAGCATTCATGTTTTGTCCCGCACGGAAAGAGAAGGAACGTGGTAA
- a CDS encoding ATP-binding cassette domain-containing protein gives MTSLFPVAMRAVTVGRKKEILIGPIDLVIEGEGCTILMGPNGSGKTTLLRLLHGLERPRSGVIDWQDSSVSAQKQQSFVFQSPTIMRRSVLENILYPLKIRDVPRRSALRKAETWLEKVGLLSVMHQKADVLSGGEKQKLAAARALITRPSLLFLDEPTANLDGASTLAIEGLVQGAMEEGTKIVMATHDVGQAKRLATEVLFLHHGKLKEKSEAAAFFGGPDTKEASVFLKGGILV, from the coding sequence ATGACCAGTTTGTTTCCTGTCGCAATGCGGGCTGTGACGGTGGGCCGTAAAAAGGAGATCCTGATCGGCCCGATTGATCTGGTCATTGAGGGGGAGGGATGTACCATTTTAATGGGTCCCAATGGTTCCGGTAAGACAACCTTGCTAAGACTGCTGCATGGATTGGAGCGCCCCAGAAGTGGGGTGATCGACTGGCAGGATAGTTCTGTATCTGCGCAGAAACAGCAATCCTTCGTTTTTCAAAGTCCGACAATCATGCGCCGGTCAGTTTTGGAAAATATTTTATATCCTTTGAAAATCAGGGATGTTCCGCGACGGAGCGCTTTAAGAAAAGCTGAAACCTGGTTGGAAAAAGTAGGCTTGTTATCTGTTATGCATCAGAAAGCCGATGTTCTTTCAGGAGGAGAAAAGCAAAAGCTTGCCGCGGCGCGCGCCTTGATTACCCGTCCGAGCCTGTTGTTTTTGGATGAACCCACTGCCAATCTGGATGGCGCATCCACATTGGCGATTGAGGGACTTGTGCAGGGAGCGATGGAAGAGGGCACCAAAATAGTAATGGCGACCCATGACGTGGGGCAGGCGAAAAGACTGGCGACAGAGGTTTTATTTTTGCATCATGGAAAGCTGAAAGAAAAATCTGAAGCTGCCGCATTCTTCGGAGGCCCAGATACGAAGGAAGCGTCAGTATTCTTGAAAGGGGGAATATTGGTATGA
- a CDS encoding substrate-binding domain-containing protein → MISFLSKLLVFVLIFSTGVFSTLAFADDLKLAVTTSFHNSGLSEVLIPEIKKDLNLDVHMLVVGTGQALKLGRAGDVDAILVHSKAAEEKFIRAGYGTHRTEIMYNDFVLIGPETDRLDIPLSKSITAAFQKIARNEAVFISRGDDSGTNRKELSIWRMAGITSEKLEGDWYRATGSGMGASLNTASAMDGYILADRASWLNFKNKRTLKILFFGDTILFNQYAFIPVNPDRHPHTKIDLAIKLQDWLVSEKGQGLIGRYRLQGEQLFFPNAFEKKVMLPIPEGQS, encoded by the coding sequence ATGATATCGTTTTTGTCGAAGTTACTGGTTTTTGTTCTGATTTTTTCGACAGGGGTGTTTTCGACTCTGGCTTTCGCAGATGACCTGAAATTGGCGGTAACAACCTCATTTCATAACTCAGGGTTGTCTGAAGTCCTCATTCCTGAAATTAAAAAAGATCTGAACCTGGATGTTCATATGCTTGTGGTTGGGACCGGACAGGCCCTTAAACTTGGCAGAGCCGGGGATGTGGATGCGATACTGGTGCATTCCAAAGCGGCAGAAGAGAAATTTATCAGAGCAGGATACGGCACCCATCGGACAGAGATCATGTATAATGATTTTGTGCTAATCGGACCGGAAACCGATAGGCTGGATATCCCGTTGTCAAAGTCAATAACGGCCGCTTTTCAGAAAATTGCTCGAAATGAAGCTGTGTTTATCAGTCGTGGTGACGACAGTGGTACTAACCGCAAAGAGTTGTCCATCTGGCGAATGGCGGGAATTACATCCGAGAAACTTGAAGGAGACTGGTACCGGGCCACCGGTTCCGGGATGGGGGCGAGTTTGAATACGGCAAGTGCAATGGACGGATACATCCTTGCAGACCGGGCAAGCTGGCTAAATTTCAAAAACAAACGGACACTGAAAATTTTATTCTTTGGCGATACCATCCTGTTTAATCAATATGCTTTTATTCCTGTAAACCCGGATCGGCACCCGCACACAAAAATAGATCTGGCAATTAAGCTTCAAGACTGGCTGGTGAGTGAAAAAGGACAAGGGTTGATCGGTCGCTATCGATTGCAGGGTGAACAGCTGTTCTTTCCCAATGCGTTTGAGAAAAAGGTGATGCTCCCTATACCGGAAGGGCAGTCGTAA
- a CDS encoding Lrp/AsnC family transcriptional regulator, whose translation MDDIDRKILFHLQQDARISAADLSESVGCSRTACWRRIKSLEETGFIKRHVVLVDREKIGVPVTVFVNIKTSEHDPEWLEKFASIVDRFPEITEFYRMSGDVDYLLKVVVPDIAAYDTFYRRLIQSVTLSDVSSNFAMEEIKFTTALPV comes from the coding sequence ATGGATGACATAGACAGAAAGATTTTGTTCCACCTTCAACAAGACGCCCGGATTTCCGCCGCAGACCTTTCTGAAAGCGTCGGCTGCTCCCGCACTGCCTGCTGGAGGCGGATCAAATCGTTAGAGGAAACAGGGTTTATAAAACGCCATGTTGTGCTTGTAGATCGAGAAAAAATCGGGGTTCCGGTAACGGTTTTTGTCAATATCAAAACCAGCGAGCATGACCCTGAATGGCTTGAAAAATTTGCGTCCATCGTTGATCGTTTTCCGGAAATAACCGAATTCTACCGCATGAGCGGAGACGTTGATTATCTTCTGAAAGTCGTGGTTCCCGATATCGCTGCCTATGATACGTTTTACAGACGCCTTATTCAGTCCGTCACCTTATCCGACGTCAGTTCCAATTTCGCAATGGAAGAGATAAAATTTACGACTGCCCTTCCGGTATAG
- a CDS encoding DUF6356 family protein, which translates to MVMSVKALFLDHPKSVNETYLEHMQMSAGFGGWLLLATLCAFMHSLFPFLFEKTASNIIRQLYGRMVANRVVKPSSRAEERSAAHLSLDSAAL; encoded by the coding sequence GTGGTCATGTCAGTCAAAGCCTTATTTTTGGATCATCCAAAATCAGTGAACGAGACATATTTGGAGCATATGCAGATGTCTGCCGGATTTGGTGGCTGGTTGCTGCTTGCAACTCTCTGTGCGTTCATGCATTCTCTTTTTCCGTTTCTGTTTGAAAAAACCGCCAGCAATATCATCCGTCAGTTATATGGCCGGATGGTTGCAAACCGCGTTGTAAAACCATCCTCCCGCGCCGAGGAAAGATCTGCGGCCCATCTGTCATTGGACAGTGCCGCCCTGTAA
- a CDS encoding TrkH family potassium uptake protein, translating to MRPILFVNGAVLAIISLPLLVIELLNTGADLPFVKAFAFIIFLGVGLMLASRGSAITFTHKQTFVLTASIWVTLVAAAALPFWMYGMALEDSVFEAASGITTTGATVLVGLDEMPHSILMWRAFLQWLGGIGIVVTAIAMLPFLGIGGMQLFRTESSESSEKELPSAAKLASTTLYFYLGLTVLCVLAYLAGGMTGFDAIAHALTTVSTGGFSTHDASMGYFDNPVIYVTCIVFMYLGSIPFLWYIRAVRKRQFGSEQVRIYTIGLVVVIAVLTTWLVVAKDEPVGDALLHAGFNVISIVTTTGYAISDYSGWGSFSLMVFFFLIFMGGCTGSTSGGIKIMRFIVSAKMVRQIIRKQIYPNGIFTEKYDGKKITDDVFVGVASFVFVFVASFVVFAFMLMPFGLDFDTAVSASASALANVGPGIGTQIGPAGNFSALDPAVKWILAVEMVLGRLEVFTLLIFLTPRFWRQ from the coding sequence ATGAGACCGATACTTTTTGTGAACGGCGCTGTTCTTGCCATTATTTCCCTGCCTCTGCTTGTTATCGAGCTGTTGAATACTGGCGCTGATTTGCCCTTTGTGAAGGCATTTGCTTTCATCATATTCTTGGGTGTCGGGTTGATGCTGGCCTCCCGTGGATCAGCGATCACATTTACCCATAAACAAACCTTTGTCCTGACAGCGTCAATCTGGGTGACCTTGGTGGCGGCAGCAGCGTTGCCTTTTTGGATGTATGGCATGGCGCTGGAAGATTCAGTGTTTGAAGCGGCGTCTGGCATCACTACCACGGGGGCGACGGTCCTTGTCGGGCTGGATGAGATGCCCCATAGTATTTTGATGTGGCGTGCTTTCCTGCAATGGCTGGGCGGAATTGGTATCGTTGTTACGGCAATTGCGATGCTGCCGTTTCTGGGGATCGGCGGGATGCAGCTTTTTAGGACTGAAAGCTCTGAATCATCTGAAAAGGAACTTCCCTCAGCGGCAAAGTTGGCCTCCACCACCCTTTATTTTTATCTGGGCCTAACGGTTTTATGTGTTCTGGCCTATCTGGCTGGCGGCATGACGGGATTTGATGCAATCGCCCATGCGCTGACAACGGTTAGCACGGGGGGATTTTCCACCCATGACGCCTCGATGGGTTATTTTGATAATCCAGTGATTTATGTTACCTGCATTGTTTTTATGTATTTAGGCAGTATTCCGTTCCTCTGGTATATCCGGGCTGTGAGAAAACGCCAGTTTGGTAGCGAGCAGGTGCGGATTTATACCATCGGCCTGGTCGTTGTGATTGCTGTCTTGACCACCTGGTTGGTCGTTGCGAAAGATGAGCCAGTGGGGGATGCCTTGCTTCATGCAGGGTTTAATGTCATTTCTATTGTAACCACAACTGGATATGCCATTTCTGACTATTCAGGGTGGGGCAGTTTCTCACTGATGGTTTTCTTTTTTCTGATTTTCATGGGCGGATGCACGGGATCAACATCAGGCGGCATTAAAATTATGCGGTTTATCGTCAGTGCAAAAATGGTGCGTCAGATCATTCGCAAACAGATTTACCCTAACGGTATTTTCACAGAAAAATATGACGGAAAAAAAATCACGGATGACGTGTTTGTCGGTGTCGCCAGTTTCGTTTTTGTCTTTGTCGCATCGTTCGTTGTTTTTGCCTTCATGCTGATGCCGTTCGGCTTGGATTTTGATACTGCAGTCAGCGCGTCGGCATCGGCTCTTGCCAATGTCGGGCCAGGGATTGGTACTCAGATTGGTCCTGCCGGGAACTTTTCTGCGCTGGATCCTGCAGTGAAGTGGATTTTGGCCGTGGAAATGGTTCTGGGCCGTCTTGAAGTTTTTACCCTCCTGATTTTCCTGACGCCTCGTTTCTGGCGTCAGTAG
- the gyrA gene encoding DNA gyrase subunit A, giving the protein MRKSYLDYAMSVIVSRALPDARDGLKPVHRRIIYAMYENGYTSDKQFRKSARVVGDVMGRYHPHGDSAIYDAMVRLAQSFSMRLPLIQGQGNFGSMDGDKAAAMRYTEARLEKAAESLIDDIDKETVDFVNNYDDSEREPSVIPARYPNLLVNGAGGIAVGMATNIPPHNLGEVIDGSIALLNKPETTEEELLEYVPAPDFPTGGVILGRSGSISGLTTGRGSVIMRAKVDIEEIRKDRQALIVSEIPYQVNKSRLVEQIADLVRSKKVEGIGDLRDESDRHGVRVVVEIKRDVMPEVVLNQLYRFTSLQTSFGMNMLALDRGKPELMNLKQLLVAFLDFREEVITRRTKYLLRKARERAHVLIGLAIAVANIDEIIKLIRGAPDPVTARTELMGRRWPANSVEALIRLVDDPEYPINEDGTYQLSEFQARAILDLRLQRLTALGQNEIGDELKGLGDKIVDYLDILSSRPRLISIIQDELLEMKEKYATPRRTRIEDNEFEHDIEDLIQREDMVLTVSHKGYIKRVPLSTYRAQRRGGKGRAGMQTRDEDFVTQVFVVNTHTPVLFFSSFGRVYKMKVYRLPLGTPQSLGKAIINLLPLEEGEVISTLMPLPEEEESWNELEVMFATSKGNVRRNRLSDFSNVKSNGKIAMKLDSDDQLIGVQICTSASDILLVAKGGKCIRFQATDVRLFKGRDSSGVRGMRLAEGDSVIGVSILGHVDLDTEQRDIYLKARRSANEDGTPTDLNGLDEARYWELYEKEEVLLSITENGFGKRTNAYEYRVTNRGGQGIINIETSDRNGPVVATMPITPEHQIMLVTNGGKLIRTPISDIRIAGRNTQGVTLFKTAKGEQVVSVTALEDGKSDEDGDEDENLVEGSVIENTGEGVSEPDPSDNNEEEGS; this is encoded by the coding sequence ATGCGTAAGTCCTATCTGGACTATGCAATGAGTGTGATCGTCTCTCGTGCGCTTCCAGATGCCCGTGACGGGCTGAAGCCAGTGCATCGACGCATTATTTATGCCATGTACGAAAATGGCTACACCTCCGACAAGCAGTTCAGAAAATCTGCACGTGTGGTCGGTGATGTCATGGGTCGTTATCACCCGCATGGTGATAGTGCGATTTATGACGCCATGGTGCGCCTCGCTCAGAGCTTTTCCATGCGGCTGCCTCTCATTCAGGGTCAAGGTAACTTTGGCTCGATGGATGGTGATAAAGCGGCGGCAATGCGTTATACGGAAGCCCGCCTTGAAAAGGCTGCAGAAAGCCTGATCGATGATATCGACAAGGAAACCGTGGACTTCGTCAATAACTATGACGACAGCGAGCGGGAGCCGTCTGTTATTCCTGCGCGCTATCCAAACCTGCTTGTGAACGGTGCGGGTGGTATTGCGGTCGGTATGGCGACAAATATCCCCCCTCATAATCTGGGTGAAGTGATCGACGGGTCGATTGCGCTGCTGAACAAACCGGAGACCACTGAAGAAGAATTGCTGGAATATGTGCCCGCTCCTGATTTTCCAACAGGCGGCGTTATTCTGGGTCGGTCCGGTTCCATAAGCGGACTAACCACCGGACGTGGTTCGGTCATCATGCGCGCCAAGGTGGATATCGAAGAAATTCGCAAAGACCGTCAGGCTTTGATCGTCAGCGAAATACCGTATCAGGTTAATAAGTCACGGTTGGTCGAACAGATCGCTGATCTGGTTCGCTCCAAGAAGGTTGAAGGTATTGGCGACCTTCGCGACGAGTCTGACCGTCACGGCGTTCGCGTTGTCGTCGAGATCAAACGCGATGTGATGCCAGAAGTGGTCCTGAACCAACTTTATCGTTTTACGTCGTTGCAGACATCTTTCGGTATGAACATGCTGGCGCTTGATCGCGGAAAACCAGAATTGATGAACCTCAAGCAGCTGCTTGTAGCGTTCCTTGATTTCCGTGAAGAAGTGATCACACGCCGGACGAAATATCTTTTGCGCAAGGCAAGAGAGCGGGCCCATGTCTTGATTGGTCTGGCCATTGCTGTTGCAAATATTGATGAGATCATCAAGTTAATCAGAGGGGCGCCGGATCCTGTAACTGCCCGGACAGAGTTGATGGGCCGGCGTTGGCCAGCCAATTCTGTTGAGGCCTTGATCCGTCTTGTGGATGATCCGGAATATCCGATCAATGAAGACGGCACTTATCAGTTGTCGGAATTTCAGGCACGGGCAATTCTGGATCTTAGATTGCAGCGTCTGACGGCTCTTGGCCAGAATGAAATCGGCGACGAATTAAAAGGGCTGGGTGACAAGATTGTTGATTATCTTGATATCCTGTCCAGCCGTCCGCGATTGATCAGCATCATTCAGGACGAACTCCTGGAAATGAAAGAGAAATATGCGACCCCACGGCGAACGCGGATCGAAGATAACGAATTCGAGCATGATATCGAAGATCTGATCCAGCGTGAAGATATGGTCCTGACCGTCAGTCATAAAGGCTATATCAAGCGGGTTCCTCTTTCGACCTACCGGGCACAGCGCCGGGGCGGTAAGGGCCGTGCGGGTATGCAAACCCGGGATGAGGATTTTGTCACTCAGGTCTTTGTGGTGAATACGCATACACCCGTCTTGTTCTTCTCGTCCTTTGGTCGGGTTTACAAAATGAAGGTATATCGCCTGCCACTTGGAACGCCGCAAAGCCTTGGAAAAGCGATAATCAATCTTCTGCCACTGGAAGAAGGGGAGGTTATCTCGACCCTGATGCCACTGCCAGAGGAAGAGGAAAGCTGGAACGAGCTGGAAGTCATGTTCGCCACGTCGAAGGGTAATGTCCGTCGTAACCGGTTAAGTGACTTCTCAAACGTTAAATCTAACGGCAAGATTGCCATGAAGCTGGACTCTGATGATCAATTGATCGGTGTCCAGATCTGTACCTCAGCTTCTGATATTCTTCTGGTGGCCAAGGGCGGTAAATGTATCCGCTTCCAGGCGACTGATGTTCGGCTGTTTAAAGGACGGGATTCAAGTGGTGTCCGCGGGATGCGACTTGCTGAAGGTGACAGCGTTATTGGCGTGTCTATTCTGGGTCATGTGGATCTGGATACAGAACAACGCGATATTTATCTGAAAGCCCGTCGTTCAGCTAATGAAGATGGCACACCGACTGACCTGAACGGGCTGGATGAAGCCCGCTACTGGGAACTGTATGAAAAAGAAGAAGTCCTTCTTTCCATTACAGAAAATGGATTTGGTAAGCGGACAAATGCCTATGAGTACCGGGTTACTAACCGGGGTGGTCAGGGAATTATCAACATCGAAACATCGGATCGGAATGGTCCGGTTGTTGCAACGATGCCGATTACCCCAGAACATCAGATTATGCTGGTTACCAATGGCGGAAAGTTGATCCGAACACCAATTTCGGATATTCGGATTGCTGGCCGGAACACGCAGGGTGTCACCCTGTTCAAGACTGCAAAAGGGGAACAGGTTGTATCTGTAACCGCGCTTGAAGACGGAAAATCTGACGAGGATGGTGATGAGGATGAGAACCTTGTGGAAGGTTCTGTCATCGAAAACACCGGTGAAGGCGTCAGCGAACCCGATCCATCAGACAATAATGAGGAAGAGGGCTCCTGA
- the coaD gene encoding pantetheine-phosphate adenylyltransferase, which produces MTTERTGLYPGTFDPITLGHYDIIKRASKLVDTLVIGVAMNPGKNPLFSVEERVSMVEKMTREIPGTNFEVKPFNNLLMHFAEDCNASIIIRGLRAVSDFEYEFQMVGMNRRLNSEIETVFLMASDQHQFIASSLVKEIAFLGGDITKFVSKSTAEKIVTRVDKILADKSN; this is translated from the coding sequence ATGACAACTGAGCGTACTGGTTTGTACCCCGGCACATTTGATCCGATCACACTTGGTCACTATGACATTATTAAACGTGCCTCCAAACTTGTTGATACACTGGTGATTGGTGTTGCCATGAACCCGGGGAAAAATCCTCTCTTTTCAGTGGAAGAGAGGGTTTCAATGGTTGAAAAAATGACACGGGAAATTCCCGGTACGAACTTTGAGGTCAAACCATTCAATAATCTGTTGATGCATTTCGCAGAAGATTGTAATGCAAGCATCATTATCCGGGGCCTGCGTGCTGTATCGGATTTCGAGTATGAGTTTCAGATGGTGGGCATGAACCGTCGTTTGAATTCCGAAATCGAAACGGTTTTCCTGATGGCCTCGGATCAACATCAGTTTATCGCGTCCAGTCTGGTGAAGGAAATTGCCTTTCTGGGGGGGGATATTACGAAATTTGTGTCGAAATCTACGGCCGAAAAAATTGTAACCAGGGTCGATAAGATCCTGGCGGATAAATCGAATTAA
- a CDS encoding peptidylprolyl isomerase: MSADLENTLYLELKDGRVVIELRPDLAPNHVSRIKTLAREGFYDGIVFHRVIDGFMAQTGDPLGNGTGGSGQNLDAEFSGEAHVEGTCSMARAADPNSADSQFFIMFGPAPHLDSQYSIWGQVVEGMEHVHAIKKGDGMMNGSVQDPDKIVSMKVAADVTE, translated from the coding sequence ATGTCAGCAGATCTTGAAAACACACTCTATCTGGAACTTAAAGATGGCCGTGTTGTTATTGAACTGCGTCCGGATCTGGCGCCAAATCACGTGTCTCGCATCAAAACACTGGCGCGTGAAGGTTTCTATGACGGGATCGTTTTTCACCGTGTGATTGATGGTTTTATGGCTCAAACAGGTGACCCTTTAGGAAATGGTACTGGCGGATCCGGTCAAAATCTGGACGCTGAATTTTCTGGTGAAGCGCATGTGGAAGGAACCTGTTCAATGGCCCGTGCTGCGGACCCGAACAGTGCAGATAGCCAATTCTTCATCATGTTTGGCCCAGCCCCACACCTGGATAGCCAGTACAGCATCTGGGGTCAGGTGGTTGAAGGAATGGAACATGTTCATGCGATCAAAAAAGGCGATGGCATGATGAACGGTTCGGTTCAGGATCCTGATAAAATCGTAAGCATGAAGGTAGCGGCAGACGTTACTGAATAG